TCGGTGAACAGGTCCGGCCGGTAGTCGAGGTTCAGGCGGAGCATCGTACCTGGCAGGACCGCCAGGCGCAGGGCGAAATGCGTGTCGTCGCGGGCCCAATAGTCGGTGACGCGCAGGTCCTCCGTGCGAGTCAGGGTCGTGACGTCGAGCGGGTAGTTGAACAGCACCGTCACCGTGTCGAACAGCGGGCCGAGACCGGCGTCGCGCTGGATGTCGTCCAGACCGACGTGGTGGTGGTCGGTGAGCCGCGCCTGTTCCTCCTGCACGCGGGCCAGCAACTCCCCCACCGAATCCGAGCCCAGGCGCACCCGGACCGGGATGGTGTTCACGAACATCCCGATCATCCGCTCCACCCCGGGGATCTCCGGCGGCCGACCGGACACCGTCGTCCCGAACACCACGTCCTCCCGGCCGGTGAGCCGCGACAACAACACACCCCAGGCGCATTCGATCAGCGTGTTCGTGGTGATCGAATGCGCGCGGGCGAGCGCGGCGAGTTCGTCGGTCTGCGCACGGGAAAGCTCGGTCGTGAGCCGCCGCGGCATGGTCATGTCCTCGTCGCGGGCGCCCGGGGCGACCAGGGTGGGTTCCGCCAGCCCGGCCAGCGCACCCGCCCACGCCTTGCGGTGCTGGTCGTGGTCGTGCCCGGCCAGCCAGTCGAGGTGGGCGGTGTACCGGGCCGGGCGCGGCAGCTCGACCCCGGCGTACACCGCGAAGATCTCCTCCAGCAGCACCGGCAGCGACCAGCCGTCCATCACGAGGTGGTGGTTGACCACGACGAACCGGTGGCGAAGCTCGTCGAGCCGGATCAGCAGGAACCGCAGCAGCGGTGGCTTGGTCAGGTCGAACTTGCGGGACTGCGCCAGGACCAGCCGTTCCGTCTCGGCCTCCTGCTCGACCAGGTCCAGGCCTGAAAGATCGGCTTCTTCCCACGGCAGCACGACTTCCGAGCGCACCACCTGCACGGGCGCCTCCAGTCCGTCGTGGACGAAGGCCGCCCGCAGGGCCGCGTGCCGGTTGACCGCCAGGTGCGTCGCCGACCGCAGGGCGCCCGCGTCGAGCGCACCGGCCAGCTCCAGCCACAAACGTCCATTGTAGACGTCGACGTCGCCGTCGAGCACGCTGTAGTACAGCAGTCCTGATTGGAGTGAGGTCAGCGGGAGCACCTCGTCCAGGTTCGGGTGCGCGGCTTCCAGCGCGTCGAGCTGCTCCTGCTCGATCGACACCAGCGGGAAGTCGGACGGGACGTGCCCGCCCCCGGTCTGACCGGCGAGCGTGCGCAGGGCTTCGAGCCACGATTCGGCCAATGCCAGCACATCCGCCTCGGCGACGGCGTTACCCGCCCACGTCCACGTGGCGTCCAGGACCCCGGCCCTGACATGCACGTCGATCGTCAGCGCGTGGCCAAGCGGCGCGCGAACATCGGCGCCCTGCACGAGTTCGGCCTCGCCGAGCACCGGTTCCCAGTCCGCGCCCGCCTCGCCGTCGAATCGCCCGAGGTAGTTGAACAGGATCTCCGGCTGCGGCAACGCGGCCAGCCGTCCGCTGGTCTCGGGATTGAGGTGCCGAAGCAGGCCGAAGCTCCGCCCGCCACTGGGAACGTTCCGCAGCGCTTCCTTCACCAGCTTCAACGCCCGAGCAGCATCAGCATCCTCGGGATCGAGCCGGACCGGGTGAACGGTGGTGAACCAGCCGACCGTCCGGGACAGGTCGGCGTCGTCCTCACGGCCGTGGCCTTCGAGGTCGACGACCGTCGCCCCGCCCCGGCATTTGGCCACTGCGAGGGACAACGCGGTCAGCAGGACCTCTTCCACGCCAGCGCGGAAAGCGGCGGGCAGGGTCACTCGCATTCGCCGCGCGGTATCACCGGTGTCCGCCGGGGTCAGCGGACGGGTGGCGATCGAAGCGCGCGTCCCAGCGAGGATCGCTTCCCATTGCGGGCATTCGATTCCGTGCTGCTGGGCGGCTTCGGCCAGCTTGCCCGACCACACGCGGAACGGCGTGCTCGCCACAGCCGGGCGCGGACGCCCGCCCCGCCAGGCATCGGCCAGATCCGGCAGCAGGATCCGCCAGGAGACCCCGTCGACCACCAGGTGGTGCGCCACGATCAGCAACCGCCCCGGCGAATCGGGCCCCGCGTCGAACCAGGTGACCCGCAGCATCTTGCCCTCGGCGGGCGCCAGCCGACCGACCTGCGCGGCGGCCTCGGCCTCGATGTCAGCGTCAATACCAACAACAGACACCAGTTCGTCCGCGTCGACGGCACCCTGGTCGCGCACTCGGAGCCGCCAGCCCTCGTCCGAAGGCACCAACTGCGCCCGCAGCATGTCGTGCTGGTCGAGCACCGAGCGCACGGCGGTGATCAGGCGTTCCCGGCCCAGACCAGCCGGAACGCGCACGAGCACCGACTGCGCGAACCCGTCCACCGGCGCGCCCGACACCGCGAGTGCGTGCGACAACGGTGCGTGCGGAACGTCGCCCACGGCTTCGCCGACGGTGTGCACCGGCGCGGGTTCGGCGGACTCGGCGACCGACGCCAGCCCTGCCACTGTCGGGTGCCGGAAGACGTCGCGCGGGGTGAACCGGAGGTCGTGGCTCCTGGCGCGACTGACCAGCTGGATCGACATGATGCTGTCCCCGCCGAGCGCGAAGAACCCGTCACCGGGACCGACTTCCGGCACACCGAGCACGTCGGCGTACAGCACGCACAACAGGTCCTCCACCGGCGAGCGGCCGGGCTGGCGGACGGGCGCGCGGTCCACCGCGGGCAACGCGGCGAGATCCACCTTGCCGTTCGCGGTCAGCGGCAGCGCTTCGAGCACCACGATCGTGGCGGGCACCATGAACTCCGGCAGCGAAACCGCGAGGTGCTCCCGCAACGCCTCACCGTCCACATGCGACCCGGCAACAGGCACGGCGTACCCGAGCAGCCGGGAACCGTCCGCGGTGACCACCGCCTGCCGCACGTCCTGGTGCGCGGCCAGCGCGGACTGCACCTCCCCCAGTTCGATGCGCGCGCCGTTGATCTTCACCTGCTGGTCGGTGCGGCCGAGGTACTCCAGCGTTCGCCGCGGTGTCCAGCGAACGCGGTCCCCGGTGCGGTAGAGCCGCCCGCCGGGTGAGCCGAACGGGTCGGGCACGAACCGGGCCGCGGTCAGGCCCGGCCTGCCGAGGTAGCCGTAGGCCAGGCCCATGCCGCCGATGTGCAGCTGCCCCGGCACGCCCGCGGGCGCCGGCCGGAGGTCGTCGTCGAGCACGTACAGCGTCACGTTGTCCTGCATGCCGATCTGGCCGTCGATGCCCGCGATCGGGATGCGGGACAACGCGCCCGGGTTCGAGACGCGCCACGCCGTCGCGTCCAGCGCGGCTTCGGTCGGGCCGTACTGGTTGACCAGCTCACAGCCGGGCAGCGCGGCCAGCACACGACTGGCGAGATCGGTGGACAGCTCCTCGCCGCCGGAAAGCACCAGCCGCAGCGAGCGGCAGCCGGTGAACCCGCCCTCGGCAAGCATCACCGACAGCATCGACGGCACGAAGTACGCCTGCGTGACGCCGTGCTCGGTGATCATCGAGCGGAGGTGGTCCGGCTCGCGCTCCCCGCCGGCGCGGGCCATCACCAGCCCGGCTCCGGCCACCAGCGGCCCGAAGATCTCGCCGACCGACACGTCGAACCCGATCGGCACCTTGACCAGGACGCGGTCGTCCGGCCGGTAGCGCAGGTACGCGCGCGTGGTCCAGAGCACCCGGTTCACCACCCCGCGATGCGTGCACAGCACCCCCTTGGGGCCGCCGGTCGTGCCGGAGGTGTAGGTGACGTAGGCGGGTGCGTCGAGCCCGGCTCGCAGGCCGAGATCGGACGCGGGCCGGTTCCGTCCGGAGTGGACTGTCTCCCGGGTGATCACCTGGCGAGCGCCCGCGTCCGCGGACATGAAGTCCAGGCGTTCCGCGGGCAACGCGGGGTCGAGCGGCAGGTACGCGCCGCCCGCCTTGAGCACGGCCAGCGCCGCCAGCACCAATTCCGGCGAGCGGTCCATCCGCACCCCGACGACCGAGCCGAGCCCGACGCCGTCCTCGCGCAGCACGCGAGCCAGCTGATTCGCGCGGGCGTTCAGTTCTTCGTAGGTCCAGATCACGTCGTCGCCGATCACCGCGACAGCTTCCGGTGAACGCTGGACCTGCGCCTCGATCAGGTCCGACAGCGACTGCTCGGGCAGTTCGCGCACGGTCTCGTTCCACGTTCCGACGACCTGTGCCAGCTCGCCGTCGCCGACCATCGGCAGCGCGCTGAGCGGCCGGTCCGGGTCAGCGGCGACCGCTTCGAGCAGGTGGCGGAACCACGCGGCGATCCGCTCGGCAGTGTCCACTTCGAACAGATCCGCCGAGTACTCCAGATGCCCGGAGACCCCGCCCGAAGGCTTCTCCCCCAACGAAAGCTGGAGATCGAACTGCGCCACGCCCAGGTCGACGAACGCGACGTCGATCGCCAGGCCCGGCACCTGCCACTCGGTTTGATCGGCCGCGCGGAAGGGC
The genomic region above belongs to Amycolatopsis sp. YIM 10 and contains:
- a CDS encoding non-ribosomal peptide synthetase, which encodes MSSTRLPLSAAQSGVWLAHELDASRRRHNTGDYLVIDGPVDPAVFAAAWQVLAAEADVHRAGAVRSRDGLWLDVRDVAEPRHEFVDVSALADPDGEAVRRMREVLARPCDVGSDPLSGSLLFKAAEDRYLWFQWGHHVVHDGYSAGLCGRRLASVYSALIDGKPVGDSGFGTFADLLREEGQYRESPDWMSDREYWLSALADVPSPPRLGGTRLGEVADVAFLRSSGAIDAAGLGRLRTAARASGTLWTVWVTAAFGAYLNRMTGQDDMLLTVPVTGRTTRAALSTPGMMSNQVPLRFPVEPGAGVGAIVPEVTEAMRGGLRHQRYRYEDMCRDLGVTTGSLLAPMINIMPFGGDLSFGGHTARLRNLSHGLIEDLAVAIYPEGAGGGLRFDFSASPESYGQQDVDAHQRRFVRFLEEAAADPVRPIARIDLMLPGERHQVVEQWNDTERAERPVDVVAAVAAQVASRPEATAVVFQGRKVTYAELNARANRIAHHLIAEGAGPETFVALAIQPSVDLVAAVLAVLKTGAAYLPLDPVYPQSRIDAVLADARPVTVLREVPDLTGLPDTDPAVDAAPGNQAYMIYTSGSTGRPKGVVVPRSALSNFLAALGEMELVGPDDRVLSIARAAFDIATLELLLPLVSGAAVVVADVPTIADPDALIRLVLDERVTVMQATPSRWQSLLGTGSGWMAGLRVLTGGEELPAELAAALRSGAREVVNLYGPTETTIYCTGNRLERPIVVRPSVGGPFRDSRAYVLDDDLNPLPPGAVGEIYMAGACLSRGYHDRPGLTADRYLPDPFSAPGERMYRTGDRGRFLADGTLECLGRTDFQVKVRGHRVELGEIEANLTALPRVSHAVTLVRDGELVSYVVGQGPDPEALRARLADVLPAFMVPSAIVVLDALPLTANGKLDRAALPAPDRTALINSTRTARTPEERVLCDLFAEVLGLPEVGVDDAFFRLGGQSLLAVRLISRIRTVLGAELSVRDLYDAPTAAELALRLDRSAEPRPPLRRAELAEELPLSFAQRRLWFLNRLEGAGASYNITTSARISGLLDVPALRLALWDVIARHDSLRTVFPEVDGVPRQLVLDPVLDLATADVAEADLPARLREHGHRGFDLTTDLPFRVELFRVGGDHVLVTTMHHIAVDNGSITPLATDLITAYLARSSGRLPEWAEPAVRYADYTLWQRELLGDPADPNSRSARQLDHWRTALAGLPERIELPTDRRPSATPANQGGMVPVELDADLHRALAELADSAGVSLFMVLRAAFATVLSRAGAGDDVPIGTPNAGRTDEALDGVVGMFVNPLVLRTDLSGDPAFTELLSRVRDADLAAHANQDLPFEQIVDAVAASRSTAHHPLFQVMMPFRAADQTEWQVPGLAIDVAFVDLGVAQFDLQLSLGEKPSGGVSGHLEYSADLFEVDTAERIAAWFRHLLEAVAADPDRPLSALPMVGDGELAQVVGTWNETVRELPEQSLSDLIEAQVQRSPEAVAVIGDDVIWTYEELNARANQLARVLREDGVGLGSVVGVRMDRSPELVLAALAVLKAGGAYLPLDPALPAERLDFMSADAGARQVITRETVHSGRNRPASDLGLRAGLDAPAYVTYTSGTTGGPKGVLCTHRGVVNRVLWTTRAYLRYRPDDRVLVKVPIGFDVSVGEIFGPLVAGAGLVMARAGGEREPDHLRSMITEHGVTQAYFVPSMLSVMLAEGGFTGCRSLRLVLSGGEELSTDLASRVLAALPGCELVNQYGPTEAALDATAWRVSNPGALSRIPIAGIDGQIGMQDNVTLYVLDDDLRPAPAGVPGQLHIGGMGLAYGYLGRPGLTAARFVPDPFGSPGGRLYRTGDRVRWTPRRTLEYLGRTDQQVKINGARIELGEVQSALAAHQDVRQAVVTADGSRLLGYAVPVAGSHVDGEALREHLAVSLPEFMVPATIVVLEALPLTANGKVDLAALPAVDRAPVRQPGRSPVEDLLCVLYADVLGVPEVGPGDGFFALGGDSIMSIQLVSRARSHDLRFTPRDVFRHPTVAGLASVAESAEPAPVHTVGEAVGDVPHAPLSHALAVSGAPVDGFAQSVLVRVPAGLGRERLITAVRSVLDQHDMLRAQLVPSDEGWRLRVRDQGAVDADELVSVVGIDADIEAEAAAQVGRLAPAEGKMLRVTWFDAGPDSPGRLLIVAHHLVVDGVSWRILLPDLADAWRGGRPRPAVASTPFRVWSGKLAEAAQQHGIECPQWEAILAGTRASIATRPLTPADTGDTARRMRVTLPAAFRAGVEEVLLTALSLAVAKCRGGATVVDLEGHGREDDADLSRTVGWFTTVHPVRLDPEDADAARALKLVKEALRNVPSGGRSFGLLRHLNPETSGRLAALPQPEILFNYLGRFDGEAGADWEPVLGEAELVQGADVRAPLGHALTIDVHVRAGVLDATWTWAGNAVAEADVLALAESWLEALRTLAGQTGGGHVPSDFPLVSIEQEQLDALEAAHPNLDEVLPLTSLQSGLLYYSVLDGDVDVYNGRLWLELAGALDAGALRSATHLAVNRHAALRAAFVHDGLEAPVQVVRSEVVLPWEEADLSGLDLVEQEAETERLVLAQSRKFDLTKPPLLRFLLIRLDELRHRFVVVNHHLVMDGWSLPVLLEEIFAVYAGVELPRPARYTAHLDWLAGHDHDQHRKAWAGALAGLAEPTLVAPGARDEDMTMPRRLTTELSRAQTDELAALARAHSITTNTLIECAWGVLLSRLTGREDVVFGTTVSGRPPEIPGVERMIGMFVNTIPVRVRLGSDSVGELLARVQEEQARLTDHHHVGLDDIQRDAGLGPLFDTVTVLFNYPLDVTTLTRTEDLRVTDYWARDDTHFALRLAVLPGTMLRLNLDYRPDLFTEEEAQAHLDRVPTILFGFLADPAAAVATLDILTPAERRALLHSWSTGD